The following coding sequences lie in one Oncorhynchus gorbuscha isolate QuinsamMale2020 ecotype Even-year linkage group LG10, OgorEven_v1.0, whole genome shotgun sequence genomic window:
- the LOC124047002 gene encoding extensin-1-like — translation MNVEQQVEHTLPSYNTILWYQQTVSHRYPRPYPIPTPRVPSLTPARVPSLPPPVFHRYPPVSHRNPRPCPIATPPVSHALPPPVSHRYPRPCPIASHAPDHRVPCRYPRQCPMATPDRVPSLPQTSVPIATPDRVPSLPPDRVHASPRTVSHRYPVSHRLPCPLATPRPCPIAAPDRVHRCPRPGVPSLHPRPLSHKHLDRVSHRCPRPLSHRYPRPPCPIATPGPCPSAAPGPVSIATPQTVSHRCPRPVSIATPDRDPMRYPRPCPIGCPDRVPSRCPRTVSHRCPGPCPIATPDRVHRLLDRVHRCPGPGVPSLADGVPSLPPDLSIAAPGPVSHRCPGPGVPSGITPDRVPSLPPTVSIATPCPAAAPVSPPATPVSHRCPVSHRYPRVHRCPRVPSLPHG, via the exons ATGAATGTGGAACAGCAGGTGGAACACACTCTCCCCAGCTACAACACCATACTGTGGTATCAGCAG accgtgtcccatcgctaccccagacCGTATCCCATCCCTACCCCCCGTGTCCCATCGCTTACCCCTGCCCGTGTTCCATCGCTACCCCCGCCCGTGTTCCATCGCTACCCTCCCGTTTCCCATCGCAACCCCCgcccgtgtcccatcgctaccccgCCCGTGTCCCATGCGCTACCCCCgcccgtgtcccatcgctacccccgCCCGTGTCCCATCGCCAGCCACGCCCCcgacc accgtgtcccatGTCGCTACCCCAGACAGTGTCCCATGgctaccccagaccgtgtcccatcgctaccccagacAAGTGTCCCCATAgctaccccagaccgtgtcccatcgctgCCCCCGGACCGTGTCCATGCCTCACCCCGGACAGTGTCCCATCGCTACCCGGTGTCCCATCGCCTGCCGTGTCCACTCGCTACccccagaccgtgtcccatcgctgCCCCGGACCGTGTCCATCGCTGCCCCAGACCAGGTGTCCCATCGCTGCACCCCAGACCGTTGTCCCATAAACACTTGGACAGGGTGTCCCATCGCTGCCCCAGACCgttgtcccatcgctaccccagacc accgtgtcccatcgctacccccgGACCGTGTCCATCAGCTGCCCCCGGACCGGTGTCCATCGCTACCccccagaccgtgtcccatcgctgCCCCAGACCAGTGTCCATCGCTACCCCAGACCGTGATCCCATGCgctaccccagaccgtgtcccatcgGCTGCCCAGACCGTGTCCCATCACGCTGCCCCCGGACCGTGTCCCATCGCTGCCCCggaccgtgtcccatcgctaccccgGACCGTGTCCATCGGCTGCTGGACCGTGTCCATCGCTGCCCCGGACCAGGTGTCCCATCGCTTGCCGACGGTGTCCCATCGCTGCCCCCAGACTTGTCCATCGCTGCCCCCGGACCGGTGTCCCATCGCTGCCCCGGACCGGGTGTCCCATCAGGTATTACCCCGGACCGTGTCCCATCGCTGCCCCCGACCGTGTCCATCGCTACCCCGTGTCCCGCCGCTGCCCCGGTGTCCCCGCCCGCTACCCCCGTGTCCCATCGCTGccccgtgtcccatcgctacccccgTGTCCATCGCTGCccccgtgtcccatcgctaccccatGGATGA